The window CCCTGCCGTCCTTTGGGTCCCTTTGGTCCTTTGGGTCCTTTAGTCCTTTGATGCCTTTCTTTTTTCCTGATCAAAGCCTCGAGTCCCCCCGGGCCCGAAGACCAGGAAACCGCCGCCGGGCAGCGGATCCGCCCGGTAGCCGCGGGGCAGCTCCGCCGGCGGCCGGCGCATCACGAACCACGGCGTGTCCGGCCCCGGGCGCGCCTCGTGCGGCTCGGCGAACCCGGCCACGCCCCGGCCGCGGAGCACCGCCGCCGACAGGCGGTTCAAAACGGGGACGAAGCGCCCGGTGTAGACCGTGCGGCCGGCGCGCAGGCATCGCCACACCTGCCCGTAGTGGTTGGCCACCACCGCGGGTCGTTCCCCGCTTTCCCGGGCATCCTCGGCTTCCACGGCAGGCTCCCCGTACTCGACCGGCGGGAGGACCTCCGCCCCGGCCGGCATCCCCGACCAGGAAAAAGCGGGGTACCCGTCCAGGACGGAGCCCCCGCCCCCGGTGTCGACGCTCTCGGCCGCCCGCGCCAGGGCGTCGCGCAGCCCCTTGAGAAAGGCGTGGCGCAGGACCAGACGGTTCGGCGCCACCGCGCAGGAAACCACCGTGCACCCCGGCGAGGACAGGCGCGTCGCCAGCAGGCCCGCCGTCACGCCGTCACCGGTGGCCGGGGCGGTCTCCGCCGGCCCCTCGAAAGTCCAGAATTCCGCGCCCCCCTCGTCGGCGGCCGCGACCGCGAGGCGCCCTTCCGACACCGTGGCCCGCAGGTGGCACCGAAGGGGAACCGGTGTGTTCATCACCCGCGCCACAAGCCCCTCGAGGCCCGGGACCCGCCCCTGGTTCGGGAACCGGAGCACCGGGTCCCCGGGCCGGGCATCCAGGGCCACCGCCAGGCTCAGTTCCACGCCCCGCACCCCGGTCACCGTGGTCCCCCGACCGCGGACCTTCACCCGGTCCCCGGGGCACAGCCCGGCCTCCAGCTCGCGATCGAGCCGGAGGCGCCGCCCCGACACCCGCTCCACCCGGCCGATCTCCTCGTGCAGGTGTCCCCGGGAGCGGACGAAGAGGTCCGCCCGGGGGAAATCCCAGTACCCCGGACCGGTCTCCCGGGTGAAGAGACGACGCAGGCGCTCCCCCGCCTCCGTCCGGGATGCCGGGTCTCCCTTCCCGTCCCGGAGGGCCCTGAAGGCCCGGACAGTCTCGTGGACGTAGTCGGCCCCCTTCATGCGCCCCTCGATCTTGAGGGCCCTCACCCCGGCCGCGGCCAGGTCGGCGACCCTTCCCGCCAGGTCGAGGTCCTTCATGGAGAAGGGAGACGCTCCGCCCCGGGCCATCCGGCAGACCTGGGCGCAGGCGCCGCGGTTGCCGCTCCGCCCGGTTTCCATCCGCGACGCGTAACAGGCACCCGACACCGAGGCGCAGAGGGCGCCGAAGACGAAGACCTCCGTCTCCACGGGGGACACCGGAACCAGCCGGCGAATCTCCTCGAAGGAGAGTTCGCGGGCCAGCACCACGCGACGGACTCCCAGGGCGTCCATGAATTGGAGCCCGTCCAGGGTGTGGATGCCCGCCTGGGTTGACGCGTGAAGCTCGGTGCCGGGAAGGTGGCGACGAACCAGTTCGAGGACCGCCAGGTCCTGGAAAATCACGGCGTCGGGCGGGCACCGTCGAAGGAAGCGGACGATCCGCTCCACTTCCGGCAATTCGGTTTCAAAGACCGCCGTATTGAGGGTGAGACAGCTCCGGACCTGCCGTTCCCGAAGAAACGCGATGCTCCGGAGGGCGGATTCGGGTTCGAAATTCGCCGCCCGCCCCCGGGCGTTGAACCCCCGCAGCCCGAAGTAGACCGCGTCCGCCCCGGCGGCGACCGCCGCGGCCAGCGCGCGGATATCCCCCGCGGGGGCGAGAATTTCCGGTGTCCGGGTCACGGGGCCGTCCGGGGGAGGGCGAGGCTCATTCCCCTTCGGGGGGGAGGGGACGATTGTCGGTGCTGCGAAAGCGCGGCATGAAGGAGGCGCGAGGCAGTTCCTTGTAGGTGAAGATGATCCGGCTGATGACCGTCCAGTTGGAGAGGATGGCGATGACCCAGAGGACCTGCTCCATCCGGCCGAACCAGGCGCCCAGGATCAGGAGGACGACCCGCTCGGGGCGCTCCAGGAAACCCACGTGGCACTGCGGGATGAGGCACTCGGCCCGGGCCCGCGCGTAGCTCGTCATCATGGACCCCATGATGCAGATCCCCACCAGATCCACGTAGTCCATGCGGTTGCACTTGCCGTAGTAGACGATCAGCCCGAGGTAGAGGGCGATGTCGGAGTAGCGGTCGATGACGCTGTCGAAAAAGGCCCCGAACTCGGACGTGGTCTGGGTCTTCTTGGCGACGGCGCCATCCAGCATGTCCATGGCGCCGGCGGCCAGAATGATCCAGCCGGCCTTGACGAACTGGCCACGATAGAGGTAGTAGGCCGCGACGATATTGATGAGGAAACCGAGAAGGGTCAGGAAATTGGGATTGATCCCGGCCCGCCCGAGGACGGACACCAGGGCATTGAGCAACATCTTACCCAGCTTGCCGATCCACTCCGAAAGCATGCGTGTTTCTCTCCCCGCGCCGGGAGAGAATACCGGAAAAGGGTTCTCTTTTCAAGGGAAAACTCTCTCGCCTCCCCGCAAGTTTTATTTGCGAACACCCATCTCTCGGGGTAAAATGGGCTTTGTCCACTAACGCAACCCTTGTCTGATGGAGATCGTTTAGATGGAAAACCAGACGCCGCTGAGCGGCAAACTGATCGCAGTCGAGGGGCTGGACGGCTCCGGGAAGTCCACGCAGGTCCACCTGGTCCACCAGTGGCTCCGAGGCCTGGGATGCAAGGTTTTCTTCACCGAGTGGAACTCCAGCCTGATCGTCAAGGAGTCGACCCGGAAGGGAAAGAAGCGCCAGCTCCTGACCCCGACCACCTTCAGCCTGATCCACGCCACCGACTTCGCGGACCGCTACGAGCGCCAGATCCTCCCCATGATGAAGGCCGGCTACATCGTCCTCTGCGACCGCTACATGTTCACTTCCTTTGCGCGCGACGCAGTCAGGGGCTGTGAACCGGAGTGGCTCCGCAACCTCTACGGCTTCGCCCGGATTCCCGACATCACCCTCTACTTCAAGCTGCCCCTGGAGATCTCCCTCGGGCGGATCCTGGAAGGGCGGCCCCAGCTCAAGTACTTCGAGGCAGGGATGGACATGGGCTTCTCCAACGACATCGTGGAGAGCTTCAAGATCTTCCAGGGCAAGGTGGTGGAGCAGTACGACCGGATGGCCGATGAATACGGGTTCACGATCGTGGACGCCACCGAACCGATCCCCGACCAGCAGAGGGACGTCCGCGAGATCATCGCCGACCGGATCGACCTGGCCAAATTCCACAAGCGGGTAGGTGAGTCATGACGGGCGTTCGCTGTTTCGGGAAAGCTCCGCCGGGCATCGACCTGGAGAAGATCAACGGAAAACTCATTGTCCTCGAGGGGCCCGATTCCTCCGGGAGGTCCACCCACATCGCCATGCTCTCCGCCTGGCTGGAGCAGCGGGGTTACGCCGTCGCCCAGGTGGCCCTGAAGAAGTCGGAACTGGTCGCCCCGGAACTGGAGCAGGCCATGCGGGGCAACATCCTCTCGCCCCGGACCATGTCCCTGTTCTACGCCACGGACTTCTACGACCAGCTCGAAAACTGCATCATCCCGGCCCTGCGAGCGGGCTACATCGTCCTGGCGGACCGCTACATCTACACCCTCATCGCACGGGACATCGTGCGCGGCGCCAACCCGGAGTGGGTGGAGTCCCTCTACTCCATGGCCATCATCCCCCACGCCGTGTTCTACTTCATGGCCCCCCCGCGCGTCCTGGTGGAGCGCACCCTCAAGGTCAACCAGTGCCTCGACTACTGGGAGTCCGGCATGGACCTGGGGCACTCCCGGGACTGGTTCGAGAGCTTCATCTGGTTCCAGCGCCGGATGCGGGAGGAGTTCCGCCGACTTCAGAAAAAGTACGGTTTTTACATGACCGACGTCGACCGATCCATCCTCAGTGTCCAAAAGGACTTGAAAGTCCGCGTCGAGGCGCTGCTGGCGGAGGGGTAGACGGTCCGAACATCATCTCGAAAGGACTCAGGAGGTCGCCATGACACCATCCGAAAAGGATACCCCCAGGAAGGACGATCCGAAAAAGGACGCCCCCAGGAAGGACGAACCGAAAAAGGACGCCCCGAAGAAGGCCAAGCCGGCCGTGGGCAAGGCCCCGAAAGCCGGGAAGGGCAAAACGGGCAAGACCGCCGGGCGAAAGCCCGGCAAGGGCCCGACCCGGATCTTCGCCCCCGGCGCCGAGGAGACGGTCCAGGACCGGACCACGAAGAAGGAGAAACTCGCGAAGGAGCTTTCCCGCGAGATCCGCTCGCTGCGAACCGATTTCCAGCAAGCCATGGAGAAGCTCTCGCTCCGGACCGAGGGCCGCATGGCACGGCTGGCGGAAGTGTTCGACGGGAGCGCGCCGCACGAGGAGGGCCGCCGGGTCCCCCCCGCGAAAGTGTCCGAGTCCCTGCTCCAGCTCCTGCGCCGGTTCAAGACCAAGCCCCAGAAGGGCCGTCTGAAGGACATCCTCACCTACTGCCGCCTCGTCAAACACGTGGAGTCCATGCTGCCCCCGGAGCAGTGAGGTGAAAGCGGCCCTTCTCGCCGACGTCCACGCCAATTACCCCGCCCTGTGCGCCGCCCTGGACCGGGCGGAGGCCTTGGGGTGCGAACGGGTACTGGTGGCCGGGGACCTCGTCGGGGGCGGGCCGCACCCGGTGGAGACCCTCCGCCTGCTGCGGAGCGTCGGAGCCGACTGCGTGACGGGGAACGTCGACCGGAAGGTCCTCCGGGTGGCGACCGACCCCGAGGCCGCGGGCAAAGCCGTGGAGAGCCCGAAGAAGGCCAACTGGTTCTGGACGTGGAACGCCCTGGGCGCCGAGGAGCGACGCTGGCTGGGGGCCCTCCCCGGGGAAGTCCGTCTCTCCCTGGGCGGCGCCCCGATCCGCCTGTTCCACGGCACCCCCCGCTCCGACGAGGAGTACATCTTCCCCAGCATCACCCCGGAAGCTTTCGCGGACCTCCGCGGGGATGACGCCGCGGGCGTCTGGGTGTTCGGCCACAGCCACATCCCCTTCACGAAGGTGATCCGCGGCATCCGCCTCGTCAACTGCGGGTCCGCGGGGCGGCCCGTGGACGGGGACCCCCGGGGCGCCCTCGCGGTCCTGGACCTCGCCGCGTTCCCCGCCGTCCGGGTGTCCATCCTCCGCTTCGACTGGGACCTGGCCCGGCTCACCGCCGACATCCGGGACCGTAACGTCCCCGGCGCCCTGCCCGGGGAATTCGCCAGGGGAATCAAGATCAAGGGCGCCTGAGATGAAAGACGAGCGGTCGGCGCGCCGGTTCATCTTTCTCGTCCCCGGGGATGCCGGGAACCGGGACATCCGCGACATCCTCCGCCTGGGCGGGTACCCGTCGGTCCCGGGCGACCACGGAACTTACTCCTGGACCTGGCTGGACACCCCCTCCGGAACCCTGCGCCTCGCGGGCCTCCGGGCCCGGGGCGGCGAACCGCCCGGCCGAAAGGCACTCCGCCCGGCCCTGTCCGTCCATTCCGTCACGGAGGCCCGCGCGCTCGACCCCGGCCCCCCCGCCGAAACGCTCCTGAAAGGACTCCATCTCGTCCCCGTGCTCCACCAGCAGGGCCTGGTCCACGGTTTCTTCCTGGAGAGCGGCGGGCTCACCTTTTCCGCCCGGGTCTTCCAGGCTCGGTTCCGGCTCCCCGGCGAGACCTCCGGCAGCACCGGGCACCGGTTTCTGGAACTGAGCTGGGAAGGGCTCGCGACGGAACCCCTCTACTGCGCCACCTATCTCCGGGATCGGCTCAAGTGGGTCCCCTGCCCCTCCGACTGGGTCCGAATCGGCATGGGCGCCCTCGGCGCCGCGGAACCGGGAATCCTCCCCCCGCCCGGTGACCCCGTGACGGCGTCCGAACCGCTGGAGCGCCAGGCGGAGGTCTTCATCCGGCGGCAGGCGGACCGGATGAAGGTCAACCTCGAGGGTGCCCTGCGAGACCTCGACCCGGAGTTCATCCACGACATCCGCGTGGCGACCCGGCGGTCCCGTTTCGTCCTCCGGCTGCTCTCCGCCCTGCCGGGGAGCGGGCCCTCCGACCCCCTTCGGGCCGGGCTCCGGTGGGTCGCCCGGTCCTGCGGGGCCGTCCGGGACCTGGACATCCTGACCCTCTACCTGCGGGAAAATCTCCCCCTCATGGGCGCCGGGCCCGACGAGGCCCAACGGCTCCTCTCCCTCGTCCGGGACCACCGGGGCACGGCCTGGCGGCGGATGGCCCGCACCCTGCGATCCATCCGGTTCAGGGACGTCCGGGACCGCCTGTCCGCCTTCCGGCCGGCCCCGGCGGCTCGCCCGGGGCAACCGGTCCAGCCCGCCTTGGGGCAGGAGGCAGTGGTCGCCCCCGGCGGCGGGCCCCCGGCCGGCCCACCCGACCCCCGGGCGCTCGCCGCGGCCGTGCGGGACACCCGCCGGGCGGCCGCCCGGGTGTGCCGGGCCGGGCGGCGGGCCGTCGAACACCTCGACCCGGCGGAGCTTCACCGCGTGCGGATCCTGTTCAAGCGACTCCGCTACACCGCGGAGTTCTACGCCCCCTGGATCGATCCGGTTCTTCGCCCCGTGCTCCCCCGGATCGTCGCGGTCCAGGACTGCCTGGGGACCCACCAGGACTGCCGCTGCGCCCTGGCGCTGCTGGGGGAACTGGGCCAGGGCGCGCGGGCGGGCGGCCCCTCCGACGCCCCGCCGGACTCACTCTCGGGCGCCCTGGCCGAACGTCTCCGCCTCCGGGCCCTAGGGCTCCGGGAGCAGTTCCTTCTTCTGTGGAAACCTTTTCCGGGGATCCTCCGGTGCTTTCAGCAGGGGCTCGAGCGTCTGCCCCTGGCCGCCCCGGCAACCCCCGGCACCGGTCTGCCGCCTCCCCCCGCCGAAAAACCGTGGGTCACCGCACTCCGGAACGCCCCGGGGACGACCGACGCCGCGACCGTTTCCGGGGCCGGCTGCCCACCCCCCGTCGCCGCCGAGGGGACCTTCGAGACGGTGGCCCACACCGCGGACCTGGCCCTGGCCCTCCGGGGGAAGGACTTCCCCGCCCTGCTCCATGCCGCCGTCGCCGGGGTCCGTTCGCTGTTGGTGGCGGAGGGGGAGGTCCGGGCCCGTTCCGACATGCCGTTCCAGGTGGAGGGGGAGAGTGACGAGGACCTTCTCTGGCGGCTGATGAACGAGATCCTGTTCCTGTTCGACGCCCGCCGGTTCCTGGTTTGTTCCCTCCGGATCTCCGCCCTCGGCCCGGGTCGCCTGGAGGGGGCCCTCGAGGGGGAGGGCCTGGACCCCGACCGCCACGTGGTGGGCCACCTCGTCAAGGCGGCGACGTCCCACAACCTGGCGATCCGCCGCGGCCGGGGCGGCCTGGAAACGGTGGTGGTCCTGGACGTTTGAAGGAGGTCGACGATGTGGAAACGACGTGCCCCGACGATGGACGCGGACGGAGGCCGCCCATGCTGACCCTCGGGCTGGTCCAGCTGGACATCGGTCCCGCCGGGGACGTGACCGGGGAAACCGTCGTGCGGGAACTGGAATCCCTCGGCATCGGGAAGGGCCTGGTGCTCCTCCCCGAGCTGTTCCACACCCCCTACTCGATGCTGCCGGGCAGCGGGATCACCCTGGACGCCCCCCCCGTCCGGCGCCTCCGGGCCTTCACGGCCGACCGCCCCGCCCTGCTGGTCTGCGGCTCCGTGGCCCTCCGGGGGGCGGACCGCCTGCGGAACACCCTGGTGGTCTTCCACCGCGGCGAGGCGACCCCGGTCTACGAGAAGGTCCACCTGTTTTCCCCCATGGACGAGGCCCGCTTCATGGAGCCGGGGAACCGGCTCTCCGTCGCGGACGTCCGGTGGGACGACGAGACGTGGCGGGTGGGGTTCGCCGTGTGCTACGACCTGCGTTTCCCCGAGTGGTTCCGCCTGCTCCGGGAGGCCGGCTGCGACCTGGTGGTGGTCCCCGCCCAGTGGCCGACCCCGCGGAACACCGCCTGGACCACCCTTCTGGCGGCCCGGGCCGTGGAGAACCAGTGCTTCGTCCTGGGGGTCAACCGGACGGGCGAGGACCAGGGAGTTCCCTTCGGCGGCCACTCCGGGGTGTACGGCCCCTCGGGGGCCCGGGTCGGCGGAATGGGGGACGCCCCCGGCGTTTCGCGGGTGGAGATCGACCGCCGGGTCCCTGCCCAGGCCCGGGCCCGGTTCGATTCCCTGCTCGACCGTCGCGCGGACGCTTACCGGTTGTCGGGCCTGCTTCCCCTGGACATCTTTCGCTTCACCGTTTGAGAAGGCCGGCTCGAGCTTCGCCGGAGGGGCTTCCGACCGGCGGGGGTGCCGCATCATCCTATTTCGGGTTGCCGATGAACCGGAGCAGGAGCTTCTCGATGTCCCCGCGGGGGACCCGGGAACGGGCGATCAGATGCACCCCGACCCGCTCCAGTTCGATCCCCATGACGTACTGCACGTCCCGGGTCTTCCCCAGGAGCGCCAGAGACCCCAGGAGCGCGGTCTTCATGGTCAGGATGTCGTCCATGTTCAACCGGGCCAGTTCCTCGTCGGGGGCGTCGTAGATCAGTTCCACGGCCACGTGGTCGTCGACCCCGATCCGGACGGTGATGGCGTCGGAGCGCATCAGGTCCAGCAGCAGGCAGAGCTGGCGAAACTCCGGGATGATGCGCAGGGCGACGTCGTCCACCTCGGGGAAGCCGGACGACTTCCGGAAGACGATGTCGGTGACGGAGCAGTCCGGGGCCAGCCGGAAACTCACTTCCATCGACAGGGGGAACATCCGGATCTTCCCCTCCTTCTGGAGGGTGTAGAGCCGGGCGACCTGTTCCTTCACCGGCCCGACGTTGAGGGTTCGGACCTTTTCCACCCCCGTGTTCCAGTCGTCGAGCAGCCGGCTCATCGCTTCGGGGGAACGGGGCTTGGGGGCCTCGGGGGGCTTCGGGTCCTTCCCGGCGTCTTCCGGCGGCTTCTTTTTCGGGGGGGGCTTCGGCTCGTCGCCCGGCTGGACGAAGCCGCCTGCGCGCGGGGGCGGCTCCAGTTCCGGCTCGAACATGGCGCCGGAGCGGTCGAAGGGAGACTTCTGATCCGCCAGGTCCACCACGTCGAAGGCGAACTTCTCCTGCAGCCGCTTGAGGGCCATGGCCATCTGGAACAACTGCGCCCCGATGACGGCCAGGTAGGCGCCGAGGCCGAGGGCCAGGCCGAGGGCCAGGTGGCGCCGGTTGCGTTTCGGCTGCACCAGGCGGAATTCGACGAAGATCCCGGGGCGCTGCGTCACGGCTCGTCCCCAACCCCGCCCGGAACCGCCGGGTGAAGCTCGATTTCGAAGGGCGAGCGGAAGGGGCTTTCCGGGGTGACCCGCACCCGGAGTTCCCCCTCGGTGTCCTGCGGGAGGACCTCCACGGTCCCCGTTCCCTCCACCACCCGCACCCGGTAGGGGTTTTCGGGCCGGAAGCGGGGGGACACGTGGCATTTCAGGCGGTCGGCCGCCCCAGGGGGCCCCTCCGCGACGACGGTCCCGTCCTGGCCGATCCGGATCAAGAGGGGAACGTCCGTCTCGGCGAAGAGGGACACGTGGGGCCGGGGGCGGGAGTGGGCCGTCGGGGCGGCGTACACGGAAAAACGATAGTACTCCTCCCGCGGGAACCGAATGTCGTTGACGCGAA of the Acidobacteriota bacterium genome contains:
- a CDS encoding U32 family peptidase translates to MTRTPEILAPAGDIRALAAAVAAGADAVYFGLRGFNARGRAANFEPESALRSIAFLRERQVRSCLTLNTAVFETELPEVERIVRFLRRCPPDAVIFQDLAVLELVRRHLPGTELHASTQAGIHTLDGLQFMDALGVRRVVLARELSFEEIRRLVPVSPVETEVFVFGALCASVSGACYASRMETGRSGNRGACAQVCRMARGGASPFSMKDLDLAGRVADLAAAGVRALKIEGRMKGADYVHETVRAFRALRDGKGDPASRTEAGERLRRLFTRETGPGYWDFPRADLFVRSRGHLHEEIGRVERVSGRRLRLDRELEAGLCPGDRVKVRGRGTTVTGVRGVELSLAVALDARPGDPVLRFPNQGRVPGLEGLVARVMNTPVPLRCHLRATVSEGRLAVAAADEGGAEFWTFEGPAETAPATGDGVTAGLLATRLSSPGCTVVSCAVAPNRLVLRHAFLKGLRDALARAAESVDTGGGGSVLDGYPAFSWSGMPAGAEVLPPVEYGEPAVEAEDARESGERPAVVANHYGQVWRCLRAGRTVYTGRFVPVLNRLSAAVLRGRGVAGFAEPHEARPGPDTPWFVMRRPPAELPRGYRADPLPGGGFLVFGPGGTRGFDQEKRKASKD
- a CDS encoding CDP-alcohol phosphatidyltransferase family protein — encoded protein: MLSEWIGKLGKMLLNALVSVLGRAGINPNFLTLLGFLINIVAAYYLYRGQFVKAGWIILAAGAMDMLDGAVAKKTQTTSEFGAFFDSVIDRYSDIALYLGLIVYYGKCNRMDYVDLVGICIMGSMMTSYARARAECLIPQCHVGFLERPERVVLLILGAWFGRMEQVLWVIAILSNWTVISRIIFTYKELPRASFMPRFRSTDNRPLPPEGE
- the tmk gene encoding dTMP kinase, which translates into the protein MENQTPLSGKLIAVEGLDGSGKSTQVHLVHQWLRGLGCKVFFTEWNSSLIVKESTRKGKKRQLLTPTTFSLIHATDFADRYERQILPMMKAGYIVLCDRYMFTSFARDAVRGCEPEWLRNLYGFARIPDITLYFKLPLEISLGRILEGRPQLKYFEAGMDMGFSNDIVESFKIFQGKVVEQYDRMADEYGFTIVDATEPIPDQQRDVREIIADRIDLAKFHKRVGES
- a CDS encoding thymidylate kinase encodes the protein MTGVRCFGKAPPGIDLEKINGKLIVLEGPDSSGRSTHIAMLSAWLEQRGYAVAQVALKKSELVAPELEQAMRGNILSPRTMSLFYATDFYDQLENCIIPALRAGYIVLADRYIYTLIARDIVRGANPEWVESLYSMAIIPHAVFYFMAPPRVLVERTLKVNQCLDYWESGMDLGHSRDWFESFIWFQRRMREEFRRLQKKYGFYMTDVDRSILSVQKDLKVRVEALLAEG
- a CDS encoding metallophosphoesterase family protein; translated protein: MKAALLADVHANYPALCAALDRAEALGCERVLVAGDLVGGGPHPVETLRLLRSVGADCVTGNVDRKVLRVATDPEAAGKAVESPKKANWFWTWNALGAEERRWLGALPGEVRLSLGGAPIRLFHGTPRSDEEYIFPSITPEAFADLRGDDAAGVWVFGHSHIPFTKVIRGIRLVNCGSAGRPVDGDPRGALAVLDLAAFPAVRVSILRFDWDLARLTADIRDRNVPGALPGEFARGIKIKGA
- a CDS encoding archease produces the protein MKDERSARRFIFLVPGDAGNRDIRDILRLGGYPSVPGDHGTYSWTWLDTPSGTLRLAGLRARGGEPPGRKALRPALSVHSVTEARALDPGPPAETLLKGLHLVPVLHQQGLVHGFFLESGGLTFSARVFQARFRLPGETSGSTGHRFLELSWEGLATEPLYCATYLRDRLKWVPCPSDWVRIGMGALGAAEPGILPPPGDPVTASEPLERQAEVFIRRQADRMKVNLEGALRDLDPEFIHDIRVATRRSRFVLRLLSALPGSGPSDPLRAGLRWVARSCGAVRDLDILTLYLRENLPLMGAGPDEAQRLLSLVRDHRGTAWRRMARTLRSIRFRDVRDRLSAFRPAPAARPGQPVQPALGQEAVVAPGGGPPAGPPDPRALAAAVRDTRRAAARVCRAGRRAVEHLDPAELHRVRILFKRLRYTAEFYAPWIDPVLRPVLPRIVAVQDCLGTHQDCRCALALLGELGQGARAGGPSDAPPDSLSGALAERLRLRALGLREQFLLLWKPFPGILRCFQQGLERLPLAAPATPGTGLPPPPAEKPWVTALRNAPGTTDAATVSGAGCPPPVAAEGTFETVAHTADLALALRGKDFPALLHAAVAGVRSLLVAEGEVRARSDMPFQVEGESDEDLLWRLMNEILFLFDARRFLVCSLRISALGPGRLEGALEGEGLDPDRHVVGHLVKAATSHNLAIRRGRGGLETVVVLDV